A part of Chloroflexota bacterium genomic DNA contains:
- the icd gene encoding NADP-dependent isocitrate dehydrogenase, translating to MASPFFTLPPNGESIILENGKLQIPDHPIIPFIEGDGVGPDIWQAARPVLDEAVRLAYAGKRSLAWMEIPAGGKALAQLGTPLPPETVKAIARYHVAIKGPLTTPVGQGFRSLNVALRRGLDLFACVRPVRWIPGVPTPVRQPELVNMVIFRENTEDIYAGIEFQAGSEVNAAFQAWLANNQPEEFAKIRFPESSAFSIKPISRQGSERLIRAAINYALEHGRKRVTLVHKGNIMKFTEGAFASWGYDLAEREFGDQVYTQRQFNQTQSSLGEEAAEAELQATLAAGKIHVNDVITDAAFEQALTRPASFDVIATMNLNGDYLSDALTAQVGGLGMAPGANLNYDTQTALFEATHGTAPTLAGKNQANPSSLILSGQLMLRYLGWHKAANLVEKGLTAAIAAKTVTADLQRLMPEAETLSTSAFGQAVINQMQSL from the coding sequence ATGGCATCACCTTTCTTTACCCTCCCGCCTAACGGAGAATCCATCATTCTGGAAAACGGCAAGTTACAAATCCCGGATCACCCCATCATCCCCTTTATTGAGGGTGACGGCGTTGGACCGGATATCTGGCAGGCAGCCCGCCCTGTGCTGGATGAAGCAGTTCGGCTGGCCTATGCCGGCAAACGCAGCCTGGCCTGGATGGAAATCCCCGCCGGTGGCAAAGCGCTAGCCCAGCTTGGCACCCCGCTCCCCCCTGAGACAGTTAAGGCCATCGCCAGGTATCATGTCGCCATTAAAGGTCCTTTGACCACGCCTGTCGGTCAGGGATTCCGCTCGCTGAATGTCGCCCTCCGTCGGGGATTGGACCTCTTCGCCTGTGTCCGCCCAGTCCGCTGGATTCCCGGCGTCCCCACCCCCGTGCGGCAGCCGGAACTGGTCAATATGGTGATCTTCCGTGAAAACACTGAGGATATCTATGCCGGGATTGAATTCCAGGCAGGCAGCGAAGTCAATGCAGCCTTTCAAGCCTGGCTGGCGAACAATCAACCTGAGGAATTTGCCAAGATCCGTTTCCCGGAGAGTTCCGCCTTCAGCATCAAGCCCATTTCCCGCCAGGGCAGTGAGCGCCTGATCCGCGCCGCAATAAACTATGCTCTGGAACACGGCCGGAAGCGTGTCACCCTGGTGCATAAAGGCAATATCATGAAGTTCACCGAAGGGGCTTTCGCCAGCTGGGGCTATGACCTGGCAGAGCGTGAATTCGGCGATCAGGTCTATACCCAGCGCCAATTCAATCAAACCCAGTCCAGCCTGGGAGAGGAAGCAGCCGAAGCTGAGCTGCAGGCTACCCTGGCAGCCGGTAAGATCCACGTCAATGATGTGATCACCGACGCCGCCTTCGAGCAGGCCCTCACCCGACCCGCGAGCTTTGATGTGATCGCAACGATGAACCTCAACGGCGACTATCTTTCCGATGCGCTCACTGCCCAGGTGGGCGGGTTGGGGATGGCTCCCGGGGCAAACCTTAACTATGACACCCAAACCGCCCTTTTCGAGGCCACCCATGGCACCGCACCGACGCTGGCCGGCAAAAATCAGGCCAACCCCAGTTCATTGATCCTTTCCGGCCAACTGATGCTCCGCTATCTCGGCTGGCATAAAGCTGCAAACCTGGTTGAAAAAGGGCTCACGGCAGCCATCGCTGCCAAGACCGTCACTGCTGACCTCCAGCGCCTGATGCCTGAAGCAGAAACGCTATCCACCAGCGCCTTTG
- a CDS encoding IclR family transcriptional regulator yields MTKPSSTLSNAIRLIDCFSKDEPYLGVREAARMTGISSSTTGRVLASLKELGLLVQDMETRQYALAGKVLAWAEIYTATVDVRRVALPFIYDLQRLTGETISLYILEGMERVCVERLESEQNVRMVARVGRYLPLHAGSAGKLFLAYMSEEQRDLIFETKERKVFTPMTITDPDKLREECALILERGYALSHGEWTVDASGVAAPIFNQRGQMVAALTISGPTQRFTQDKIEKFSTNCIRTGLQVSRLLGYNPQQHRKGVQPGRPR; encoded by the coding sequence ATGACAAAACCCTCCAGCACGCTGTCTAATGCTATCCGATTGATAGATTGCTTTTCCAAGGACGAACCTTATTTGGGCGTCCGGGAAGCAGCGCGTATGACGGGGATTTCTTCCAGCACCACCGGGCGGGTCCTGGCTTCATTGAAAGAGCTGGGGCTATTGGTTCAGGATATGGAAACCCGCCAATATGCCCTCGCGGGGAAGGTGCTGGCCTGGGCGGAAATCTATACCGCCACGGTGGATGTTCGACGGGTAGCCCTACCATTCATCTATGACCTCCAGCGCCTCACTGGCGAGACCATCAGCCTGTATATTTTGGAAGGTATGGAGCGCGTCTGCGTGGAACGGTTGGAGAGTGAACAAAACGTGCGGATGGTTGCCCGGGTGGGCCGCTATCTGCCGCTGCATGCCGGTTCGGCTGGCAAGCTATTTCTCGCCTACATGAGCGAGGAACAGCGCGACCTTATTTTTGAGACCAAGGAGCGCAAGGTCTTCACGCCAATGACGATCACTGACCCGGACAAGCTGCGAGAGGAATGTGCCTTGATCCTCGAACGCGGCTATGCCCTCAGCCACGGTGAATGGACGGTGGATGCCTCCGGTGTGGCTGCCCCGATCTTCAATCAGCGCGGCCAAATGGTCGCGGCATTGACAATCTCCGGCCCAACCCAGCGCTTCACTCAGGATAAGATCGAAAAATTTTCCACTAACTGCATCCGAACCGGATTGCAGGTCTCCCGATTGCTTGGTTATAACCCTCAGCAACATCGAAAGGGTGTTCAGCCTGGGCGGCCTCGGTAG
- a CDS encoding citrate (Si)-synthase: MNSRKNKVSSAYPDLKSRSKLTIEDRIAAQLPGWHDRLTRLLRQYGDKPIGEITVASVYGGMRGLFALVTEISHVDPSLGLLIRGYSVDELLQKLPKVEGSDFPLLGGLYHLLLVGEFPTHDDAMTVEDLWRQEQGLPGYVVDMLKAMPASTHPMTLFSQAIIAMQPESVAAKAYHEGIDRNEYWRPMLADALKITANLPTLAATIYNLKYRDGAEAIPDPDLDWSANFAHMIGKGDDPDYKDLCRLFMTLHSDQESGNASAHTSHLVSSTLSDLYLSSSAGLNALAGPLHGLASQETLRWLQALREQYGGLPSQEELKDFALETLEQGMVIPGYGHGVLRRTDTRFTAQYRFAEVYMPEDPLFQLVKRVYEVLPEVLGELGKVNNPWPNVDAISGTLQHHYGIEPEFCTVLFGASRLLGLTAHAVWARALGQPIERPRSFTTDRIEEIITPLMSVNSPEINTFASEV; the protein is encoded by the coding sequence ATGAATAGTCGTAAAAATAAAGTTAGTTCAGCGTATCCAGATCTAAAATCCAGATCAAAACTCACCATAGAAGATAGGATCGCCGCTCAATTGCCTGGTTGGCATGACCGCTTGACACGGTTATTGCGCCAATATGGCGATAAGCCCATCGGCGAGATCACGGTTGCTTCCGTTTATGGCGGCATGCGCGGTCTCTTTGCCCTGGTGACCGAAATCTCCCATGTTGATCCGTCCCTTGGGCTATTGATCAGAGGTTATTCAGTGGATGAACTGCTGCAGAAACTGCCCAAGGTGGAAGGGTCGGATTTTCCCCTGCTGGGTGGTTTATATCATTTGCTGCTGGTGGGTGAGTTTCCAACCCATGACGATGCGATGACAGTGGAAGACCTCTGGCGGCAGGAGCAGGGACTGCCCGGTTACGTGGTGGATATGCTGAAGGCGATGCCTGCCAGTACGCACCCGATGACGCTGTTCTCCCAGGCGATCATTGCGATGCAGCCGGAATCGGTGGCAGCCAAGGCCTATCACGAAGGGATTGACCGCAATGAATATTGGCGGCCGATGCTGGCGGATGCACTGAAGATCACGGCCAACCTGCCGACCCTGGCCGCGACGATTTACAACCTGAAATATCGGGACGGCGCGGAAGCCATCCCTGACCCTGACCTGGATTGGAGCGCGAACTTCGCGCACATGATCGGCAAAGGGGATGACCCGGATTATAAAGACCTCTGCCGGCTCTTTATGACCTTGCATTCCGACCAGGAAAGCGGCAACGCCAGTGCCCACACCTCGCATCTGGTCAGTTCGACGCTTTCGGACCTGTATTTATCCTCTTCCGCCGGGCTGAATGCGCTTGCTGGGCCGTTGCACGGGCTGGCCAGCCAGGAAACCCTGCGCTGGCTGCAGGCTCTACGAGAACAATATGGCGGCTTGCCCAGCCAGGAGGAACTGAAGGATTTCGCCCTGGAGACACTCGAGCAGGGTATGGTGATCCCCGGTTACGGTCACGGTGTGCTGCGGCGGACGGATACCCGCTTCACTGCGCAATACCGTTTTGCGGAAGTATATATGCCGGAGGACCCACTGTTCCAATTGGTGAAACGGGTCTATGAGGTGCTACCGGAGGTGCTGGGCGAACTGGGTAAGGTGAATAACCCCTGGCCAAATGTGGACGCCATCAGCGGCACGTTGCAGCATCATTATGGGATCGAACCGGAATTCTGCACGGTGCTGTTTGGTGCCAGCCGCTTGTTGGGCTTAACGGCGCATGCCGTTTGGGCCCGGGCCTTGGGGCAGCCGATTGAAAGGCCGCGTTCATTCACCACGGATCGCATCGAAGAGATTATCACACCGCTGATGAGCGTGAACTCCCCGGAGATCAACACGTTTGCCTCGGAAGTCTGA
- a CDS encoding DUF4914 family protein — protein sequence MKHRDWKRYNPPKELAAILKANPDVTIVGTSDELLELSCGENGKTFDVAYQIPNLGKVVDATVVRVRNGIAANYPSPYMRRRDPNAMLIGDDGPTDHTRFEEVYGYPFTDLRTRTFEWLTKNPLILYAYVTGKKGLGKDALVVAPANAGFFGFGLALLQGITPYEEVDKDFNPASVIYVAPTFRYTDLNNKQVVVHYRQPGMHEVFSYCLYPGPSAKKAAYSILLNQGEQEGWVTAHCSTVRVVTPYDNEVTFMHEGASGAGKSEMLEYPHREDDGRMLYGENIVTGEKRLHEQPRTCALHPVTDDMALCHPSLQHNGKLAVVDAEDAWFVRTNHIHHYGTDLNFERLTAEPDEPLLFLNINAAPNGIAMIWDHVLDAPGKPCPNPRVVVPRKIIPHVVNEPVDVDIRSFGMRTPPCTRENPSYGIVGFFHILPPALAWLWRLVAPRGYDNPSITDSKGLSTEGVGSYWAFATGKRTVHANYLLEQFTSSPDTSYVLTPNQHVGAWKVGFMPQWLMREYLARRGHARFLPENVRPARCSLLGEYPHQIQIEGRQLSRWFFAVDTQPEVGPEAYDQGAEMLYTFFHEILRQYDQEALTPLGREIIQCCLDRGSLAEYKSLIAFEEKG from the coding sequence ATGAAACATCGAGACTGGAAACGCTATAACCCGCCCAAAGAACTTGCTGCCATCCTCAAAGCTAATCCGGATGTGACCATTGTGGGCACTTCGGATGAGCTGTTGGAACTCTCCTGTGGTGAGAACGGCAAGACCTTTGATGTGGCCTACCAAATTCCTAATCTTGGGAAGGTGGTGGATGCCACGGTGGTGCGGGTGCGCAATGGGATCGCAGCGAACTACCCTTCGCCCTATATGCGCCGGCGGGACCCAAACGCGATGTTGATCGGTGATGACGGCCCCACAGACCATACGCGTTTCGAGGAAGTATATGGCTATCCTTTCACGGATTTGCGCACGCGGACATTTGAGTGGCTGACCAAGAATCCATTGATCCTCTATGCTTATGTGACGGGGAAGAAAGGCCTGGGCAAGGATGCTCTGGTGGTGGCTCCGGCCAATGCCGGTTTCTTTGGCTTCGGGCTGGCTTTGCTGCAGGGGATCACGCCCTATGAGGAGGTTGACAAGGACTTCAACCCGGCCTCGGTGATCTATGTGGCACCGACTTTCCGCTATACCGATTTGAACAATAAACAGGTGGTGGTGCATTACCGCCAACCCGGCATGCACGAGGTCTTTTCCTACTGCCTTTACCCCGGCCCCAGCGCCAAGAAAGCCGCCTACAGCATTTTGCTGAACCAGGGTGAGCAGGAAGGCTGGGTGACTGCACACTGTTCCACTGTCCGGGTTGTGACGCCTTATGACAACGAAGTGACCTTCATGCACGAGGGTGCCAGCGGGGCGGGCAAGAGTGAGATGTTGGAGTATCCCCACCGCGAGGACGACGGACGGATGCTCTATGGCGAGAACATCGTGACCGGTGAGAAACGGCTGCATGAACAGCCCCGCACCTGCGCGCTGCACCCGGTGACAGATGATATGGCGCTTTGCCACCCTTCCCTGCAGCATAACGGCAAGCTGGCCGTGGTGGACGCGGAAGACGCCTGGTTTGTGCGCACCAATCACATCCATCATTACGGCACTGACCTGAACTTTGAACGGCTGACGGCGGAACCCGATGAGCCGCTGCTTTTCCTGAATATCAACGCCGCCCCGAATGGGATCGCGATGATCTGGGACCATGTGCTGGATGCACCTGGTAAGCCCTGCCCGAACCCGCGGGTGGTGGTCCCCAGAAAGATTATCCCGCATGTGGTGAACGAGCCGGTGGATGTGGATATCCGTTCCTTCGGCATGCGTACGCCCCCCTGTACCCGTGAGAACCCAAGCTATGGGATTGTGGGCTTTTTCCATATTTTGCCCCCGGCGCTGGCCTGGCTTTGGCGGCTGGTGGCCCCGCGCGGCTATGACAACCCCAGCATCACGGACAGCAAGGGTCTTTCGACCGAGGGCGTGGGCTCCTATTGGGCCTTTGCCACCGGAAAGCGCACCGTGCACGCCAACTACCTGCTGGAACAGTTCACCAGCAGCCCCGATACCAGCTATGTTCTGACGCCTAACCAGCATGTCGGCGCCTGGAAGGTTGGTTTCATGCCTCAGTGGCTGATGCGGGAATATCTGGCCCGGCGCGGCCATGCCCGCTTCCTGCCGGAAAACGTACGCCCGGCGCGCTGTTCGCTGTTGGGTGAATATCCGCACCAGATCCAGATCGAAGGGCGGCAGCTCTCCCGCTGGTTCTTCGCGGTGGATACGCAGCCCGAAGTGGGTCCCGAGGCCTATGACCAGGGTGCTGAAATGCTCTACACATTCTTCCACGAGATCTTGCGTCAATATGACCAGGAGGCGCTGACGCCCCTGGGACGCGAGATCATCCAATGCTGCCTGGATCGTGGCAGCCTGGCGGAGTATAAGTCGCTGATCGCTTTTGAGGAGAAGGGATAA
- a CDS encoding DEAD/DEAH box helicase, producing the protein MHLNILQEVLKKYPIAEDLYNFLFQIETDVELTDCEFYLNFPIYNNLEGQVFTTDILLISPKYGVIVVGLFNDSVENDHNNLSKVEMKSNKIFSFIYSKLLRNDLLRSSRTDLIFPTEIFLFAPLIKNLNFQSTSDIEIYNSIDGVQSFFTTRNDSSSRLSESLFLELKSTIEGAKGIIRLKERQFSDGKTNYKGRLANLTESQIANFDQKQKDGFMPILDGLQRIRGLAGSGKTVVLAMKAALMHLLYPDARILYTFYTRSLYQHIKRMITRFYRQFDDRDPDWDKLKIMHAWGGKSQEGVYYNACQFHNMESLTFSSVKFKSNHDPFDFVCNDLLSKTTILPMYDYVLVDEGQDFPDSFIRLCVKLARDSRVVYAYDELQTIFQIKAPSPKDVIGPDIELSSDIVLDKCYRNPREILLCAHALGFGIYGEIRQMLENKEHWEDIGYRVIRGNFQEGDEIIIERPLENSLPIISNEQSKEDIVQCTVFSEFLDEINSICLGIEKDIDDGLRPDDILVIVVDDRNARDYLSAISNKLAEKDIASNNIHIDSYGIKDFQQEGRVTLSTVHKAKGNEAFMVYIVGVDSLFAGEANVRERNILFSAMTRAKGWVRVSGIGRTAEICSQEINKALENFPYLRFEYPSGDELNKIKRDLEEKAIRKQNAERALEKAMKYFSVEEIQEILAQRSINKGES; encoded by the coding sequence ATGCATTTAAATATTCTTCAGGAAGTATTGAAAAAGTATCCTATTGCAGAAGATCTATATAATTTCCTTTTTCAAATTGAAACTGATGTAGAACTAACGGATTGTGAGTTTTATTTAAATTTTCCAATTTATAATAACCTTGAGGGACAAGTTTTTACAACCGATATATTATTGATCTCTCCTAAGTATGGGGTGATTGTTGTGGGATTATTTAATGATTCGGTTGAAAATGATCATAATAATCTAAGTAAAGTTGAAATGAAATCGAATAAAATTTTTAGTTTCATTTATTCGAAATTATTAAGAAATGATTTGTTGCGCAGTTCACGGACAGATTTGATTTTTCCTACAGAAATCTTCTTGTTTGCTCCTTTAATTAAGAATTTGAATTTTCAATCCACGAGTGATATTGAGATTTATAATTCAATTGATGGCGTTCAATCTTTTTTTACAACAAGAAATGATAGTTCATCAAGGCTTTCTGAGAGTTTATTTTTAGAATTAAAATCAACGATTGAAGGTGCTAAAGGCATAATTAGATTAAAAGAGAGACAATTTTCTGATGGTAAAACGAATTATAAAGGTCGGTTAGCCAATCTTACTGAATCTCAAATTGCTAATTTTGACCAGAAACAAAAAGATGGATTCATGCCCATTCTTGATGGTTTACAGAGAATTCGGGGTTTGGCAGGATCAGGAAAGACAGTAGTACTTGCTATGAAAGCAGCCTTGATGCATCTTTTATATCCGGATGCTCGAATTCTTTACACTTTTTATACACGAAGTTTATATCAGCATATAAAAAGAATGATTACCAGGTTCTATCGGCAATTTGATGATAGGGATCCGGATTGGGATAAATTAAAGATAATGCATGCCTGGGGAGGTAAGAGTCAAGAGGGCGTATATTATAATGCCTGTCAATTTCATAATATGGAATCTCTCACCTTTTCTTCGGTAAAATTTAAATCTAATCATGATCCTTTTGATTTTGTCTGTAATGATTTACTTAGTAAAACAACAATATTACCTATGTATGATTATGTACTTGTTGATGAAGGACAGGATTTCCCCGATTCATTTATTAGGTTATGTGTTAAATTGGCAAGAGATTCACGAGTAGTGTATGCATATGACGAGCTTCAGACTATTTTTCAGATAAAAGCACCATCTCCAAAGGATGTAATTGGCCCTGATATTGAGCTAAGTAGTGATATTGTCCTCGATAAATGTTATCGAAACCCGAGAGAGATATTATTATGTGCACATGCACTGGGTTTTGGTATTTATGGTGAAATACGACAGATGCTTGAAAATAAAGAGCATTGGGAAGATATTGGATATAGAGTAATTCGGGGTAATTTTCAAGAGGGTGATGAAATTATTATTGAGCGTCCATTAGAAAATTCATTACCAATTATTTCAAATGAACAATCAAAAGAAGATATTGTTCAATGCACGGTATTTAGCGAATTCTTAGATGAGATTAATTCAATTTGTTTAGGAATAGAGAAAGATATTGATGATGGACTCCGTCCAGATGATATTCTTGTTATCGTTGTCGATGATCGAAATGCAAGAGACTATTTAAGTGCTATTTCAAATAAGTTAGCTGAAAAGGATATTGCTTCCAACAATATTCATATAGACAGTTATGGAATAAAAGATTTTCAACAAGAGGGACGAGTGACTTTATCAACTGTACATAAGGCTAAAGGCAATGAAGCTTTTATGGTTTATATTGTGGGTGTTGATTCATTATTTGCTGGTGAGGCAAATGTTAGAGAGAGAAATATTCTTTTTTCAGCTATGACAAGAGCAAAAGGGTGGGTTCGGGTTTCTGGCATCGGGCGGACGGCGGAGATATGTAGTCAAGAAATAAATAAAGCTCTAGAAAACTTCCCTTATTTAAGATTTGAATATCCAAGTGGCGATGAGTTAAACAAGATCAAGCGTGATTTAGAGGAAAAAGCTATAAGAAAGCAAAACGCTGAGAGAGCTTTGGAAAAAGCGATGAAATATTTTTCAGTTGAAGAGATTCAAGAAATTTTAGCTCAAAGATCAATAAATAAGGGAGAATCATGA
- a CDS encoding DUF2290 domain-containing protein — translation MEKTIMNRGLVETEINDAWTLLKRLGLGKDREYHPGTPSNPAALFRRLTYQDYWSTSFNEHYYNFLLFDNSIIDFRFNSFRPLNFTYSYIECPYIFVTFFDYVKNLDIEIDSQDYQELEWDLKKAYDMEGQDQELKLTVTPIRYDFAPEIYTLDVHPASHFHLGFKNEIRIGTKRILHPLSFILFVLRHCYPNKWIEFISIDQYIKFLPLIRDSLDEIDASIFFNEKEMILE, via the coding sequence TTGGAAAAGACAATAATGAATCGTGGGCTTGTTGAAACAGAAATCAATGATGCATGGACATTATTAAAAAGATTAGGACTTGGTAAAGATCGTGAATATCACCCTGGTACTCCTAGTAATCCAGCAGCACTCTTCAGACGATTAACCTATCAAGATTATTGGAGTACATCTTTCAATGAGCATTATTATAATTTTCTTCTTTTCGATAATTCCATAATTGACTTTCGGTTTAATTCGTTTAGACCATTAAATTTCACTTATTCCTATATTGAGTGTCCCTATATTTTTGTGACATTTTTTGATTATGTGAAGAATTTAGATATTGAGATAGATTCGCAAGACTACCAAGAATTGGAGTGGGATCTGAAAAAAGCTTATGATATGGAGGGCCAAGACCAAGAATTAAAATTGACTGTCACACCGATTAGATATGATTTCGCCCCCGAAATATATACTTTAGATGTCCATCCCGCATCACATTTCCATTTGGGATTCAAAAATGAGATAAGAATTGGTACAAAGAGAATATTACATCCATTATCATTCATTCTCTTTGTACTTAGGCATTGTTATCCAAATAAGTGGATTGAGTTCATTTCAATTGATCAATATATTAAGTTTCTACCATTAATTAGAGATTCTTTAGATGAAATAGATGCCTCTATCTTTTTTAATGAAAAAGAAATGATCCTCGAATAA
- a CDS encoding YgiQ family radical SAM protein, whose product MFLPTTRAELDKLGWDKLDVILITGDSYIDSPFIGVAVIGKVLQEAGYKVGIIAQPDTQSPDDITRLGEPRLFWGVSAGSIDSMVANYTATGRPRRADDYTPGGRNTKRPNRATLVYANQIRRYFKNTVPIMLGGIEASLRRVAHYDFWTDKIRRSVLFDAKADYLLYGMAEGSVLEFAKTLEEGSDPTKIRGLCYNGTEIPEGYLELPSYELVSKDKDAFTEMFHVFYRNNDPLNAHGLAQAHGNRYLIQNPPYPHLTQEELDHVYGLDFERDQHPYYAKQGKVKALETIRYSIPTHRGCYGECNFCAIAVHEGRTVQWRSEASILDEARTITHLPDFTGFITDLSAPTANMYGYECPVKLRKGPCLDKSCIYPEVCPVLPVDHSKQTDMMRKIRQIKGVKKVFVGSGLRYDLILSDEEHGQAYLRELVRHHVSGQLRVAPEHTDPEILKRMRKPDTGSLLAFKERFDALGTDVKRKQYLSYYLIAAYPGCTMTDMQELKKFASSQLGILPEQVQVFTPTPSTYASVMYYTGKDPFTGETLFVEKNPAAKQRQKEVITGRGELPEEHRRPKKKGKK is encoded by the coding sequence ATGTTCTTACCTACTACCCGAGCCGAACTCGACAAACTTGGCTGGGATAAACTGGATGTCATTCTCATCACCGGTGATTCCTACATCGACTCACCCTTCATTGGCGTGGCCGTGATCGGCAAGGTCCTGCAGGAAGCAGGCTATAAAGTTGGCATCATCGCTCAACCCGACACCCAATCACCCGATGACATCACCCGCCTGGGAGAGCCGCGGCTCTTCTGGGGCGTCTCCGCCGGCAGCATCGACTCGATGGTTGCCAACTACACCGCCACCGGCCGTCCCCGCCGCGCGGATGACTACACCCCCGGTGGCCGCAACACCAAACGCCCCAACCGGGCCACCCTGGTCTATGCCAACCAGATCCGCCGCTACTTCAAGAACACCGTCCCGATCATGTTGGGCGGGATTGAAGCCAGCCTGCGCCGGGTGGCACATTACGACTTCTGGACCGACAAAATCCGCCGGTCTGTCCTCTTTGATGCCAAAGCCGACTACCTGCTCTATGGCATGGCGGAAGGCAGCGTCCTGGAATTTGCCAAAACACTCGAAGAGGGCAGCGACCCGACCAAAATCCGCGGCCTTTGTTATAACGGCACCGAGATTCCCGAAGGCTACCTGGAACTGCCATCCTATGAATTAGTGAGCAAGGATAAGGATGCCTTCACCGAGATGTTCCACGTCTTCTATCGCAACAATGACCCACTCAACGCCCATGGCCTGGCCCAAGCACACGGCAACCGCTACCTGATCCAAAACCCACCTTATCCGCACCTGACCCAGGAAGAACTGGATCATGTTTACGGCCTCGATTTTGAGCGTGACCAGCACCCCTACTACGCCAAACAGGGCAAGGTCAAGGCCCTGGAGACGATCCGCTACTCCATTCCCACCCATCGCGGTTGTTATGGCGAATGTAACTTCTGCGCCATAGCGGTCCATGAAGGCCGCACGGTGCAGTGGCGCAGCGAAGCCTCGATCCTCGACGAAGCCAGGACAATCACCCACCTGCCCGACTTCACCGGTTTCATCACCGACCTCTCCGCCCCAACCGCCAACATGTATGGTTACGAATGCCCGGTCAAACTGCGCAAGGGACCCTGTCTCGATAAATCCTGCATCTACCCCGAGGTCTGTCCGGTTCTCCCCGTGGATCACAGCAAGCAGACCGACATGATGCGCAAAATTCGCCAGATCAAAGGCGTTAAGAAGGTCTTTGTCGGTTCGGGATTACGCTATGACCTGATCCTCTCGGATGAGGAACATGGGCAAGCCTACCTGCGCGAGCTGGTCCGCCATCACGTCTCCGGCCAGCTGCGAGTGGCCCCCGAGCACACCGACCCTGAAATCCTCAAACGGATGCGCAAACCGGACACCGGTAGCCTCCTGGCATTCAAAGAGCGCTTTGATGCACTGGGAACGGATGTCAAACGCAAACAATACCTCAGCTATTACCTGATCGCCGCCTATCCAGGCTGCACGATGACGGATATGCAGGAATTGAAGAAATTCGCCAGCAGCCAACTCGGGATCCTGCCCGAACAGGTCCAGGTTTTCACCCCCACGCCCTCCACCTACGCCAGCGTGATGTATTACACCGGCAAGGACCCCTTCACCGGAGAGACATTATTTGTGGAAAAGAACCCCGCCGCCAAACAACGCCAAAAAGAAGTGATCACCGGACGCGGTGAGTTGCCGGAAGAGCACCGGCGGCCAAAAAAGAAGGGTAAAAAATAG
- a CDS encoding YjbQ family protein produces MKSFRKELWFEIPARRGLVNITPYVQEAMLESEITEGLCLVNAMHITASVFINDDESGLHQDYDDWLEELAPHAPESQYRHNRTGEDNADAHLKRQVMGREVVVAITKGRLDFGPWEQIFYYEFDGRRQKRALIKIIGE; encoded by the coding sequence ATGAAATCTTTCCGCAAAGAACTCTGGTTTGAAATCCCAGCCCGCAGGGGTCTGGTGAACATCACGCCATATGTCCAGGAAGCCATGCTGGAAAGTGAGATCACCGAAGGGCTTTGCCTGGTGAACGCGATGCACATCACCGCATCGGTTTTCATCAATGATGACGAATCCGGCCTGCATCAGGACTATGATGACTGGCTGGAGGAGCTGGCCCCACATGCCCCCGAGAGCCAATACCGGCATAATCGCACCGGTGAGGATAACGCCGATGCCCATCTCAAGCGCCAGGTCATGGGCCGCGAGGTTGTGGTGGCAATTACCAAAGGACGGCTTGATTTTGGCCCCTGGGAGCAGATTTTCTACTATGAATTTGATGGCCGTCGTCAAAAACGAGCCCTGATCAAGATCATCGGGGAATAA